The window agaagaagaagaagaaatggaggtGGGCGAGATGAGGGGTCAATTGACATGTTATAACTTAAAAGATAATAATGGTTTCACCGACAGATATTAGCGACATGTTTATTGCGTTGGTGATACCGTTTGTAagaatgacatgtcatttgttttcctaccttctttttctattataattccCTCAGTATACactgacaaaaaaaattcattggtaAAGTTCAGTGcaatttaccgatggaattttatCTATCAGTAGTTCTGTTTGTATTTGTCAATTTCCTGATAATGCTATTTTGTAAAGATTTTCCATCAAAAGAagagtttttatataattaataggcAATTAACATGTCCCAATCGACCACCTTTCATATTCAACTTTTGAGAATATACAACCTttcagtaaaaaatatttaacatggggaatttattatttaaatattaaatgaattaatgagccataaaaataacattttaattcaaaaattaaaatgtaacaCACATAATATTCATGCATTTAGCTTTGAAGCTAACAGAACACAATAAATTGGCAGCCTTGTTACATCAACGAGTGCAAGAATATACAACCtatctaaatgaaaaatatgaacgaCTCTCTGCGGATTATGAAGAACTCCGCTGAATGGTCATGGATATGAAATCACAGATGAGTGGTATATGTGCAGCACCCTCTTATTGGTCCTCTAGTCGCGGAAACGACCATCCTCCTCCTTCAACGCTgtctttgttttagttttattgtatttgaacatataaatttgtaataaatatatgtcttttatattaagataattatttttacatacttgaattttataccaatttaatttttaattattttcttttctattcaatagattttttttaaaaaaattattttttaattattatgggCGGGGTTACCAACGGACTCATTCTGTCAGTATATTccaaaaagttagaaaaaaataatgcaaatgtCAATTCAATTGTTACATCACCGATAGAATTATTCCATCAGTATTTTATAGAAACTTGGAATAAAATTACTCCAAATGCCACTGCCAATCACCAACAGAATAATTTCATCAGTATATTCTAGtggataaatttgtttttggtgtGCATTGTTTGTCTATAAAatgattgggttttttttacagATAGACTTTCTGACAGGCAAGAAATTATTGACGAGGTTATTTTCTACGACCATATCCCGTTCGTGAATTCATTGATAAAATATGCACTGATAGAATGATAGAGTAAATACTGACATaatattttgtcggtaaaactttttaacaataataaccACACTGAGTATTCTGTTGGTTGTTTGATTCACAACATAGATAGCTAATTTTGAAATTCTCTTCATACCGAAAGCAAAATGTTTCTAAGTCTTGACCAACATTGCACGCAGTAGATCATTCTCTTTTTTACTTCAAGGTTATGTGGAAAAGTACTGTTCGTTACTGGATTTGTTTTAAGGGATATCGTTATTATCATAATGTTCCCATAACTGGTCCAAAAATACCATGTGgctgtaaataaaaaatgaaaaaaacaattatgattaATCTCCCCGTTTTTCTAATCGagcttcattttatttatttttttctataataacctgttttgaaattaattaacttcCAGTGTCATGCCCATTACACCATTGCATTAACAAACGAACAAAGTCCTAGAAATGATTTGGTTTGAAAGAAAATCCTGTAAATGTGACTTTATGCTCAATATTTTATTACcattttcaatgtgcatgaatGGGAATGGTTCTATCCATTAGGACACAGGATCTGCTTGAGGTTTTTTGTTGTCATGTTTGTTTACTTTCATTGATACTTgtaatttttctataatattagGCTCCTGGTTTGGACTTCggacaaaattaatttttcatgatcATAGTTATCTAATTGaccaaatattgaataataagtACCGAATTGCATTATTGTTGGTTAATTTCTCGTGTCAATAAACTATCAATTTATGACCACTTCTCTGTTACCATAATTTAATTAgtacttaattatttatttttcttatagaaATTTAGACTGCCGGGTTGACAATATTTCAACAAATTATAATCTTTAAATGTGAAATTGCTAACTGGGATATCTCGCAAACTAAAGAGGTAAATAAATGTATCCAGAAAATCTTATTGAGTTCATTGAGGAAttgtagatattattttttaaaaagaataaaaaaaaaataaggacacAGCTTGATTAGCCATAGAATCAGGAGATTGGAATTAATATTCTCGAATGGAGATGTTGAATTGAACTAGTGGGATACACAAATATTATCATAGCTGATCCATGGCTAAATTTTAGCTATGTATCTTGCAATTAAATTGCAAGAAGACATGATGACAAAATATGTACAACAAAAAAGTTGCCAATGAGAGGCTACTGCTAAAATTAATGAAGAGGGGCTTCTGGGACTTCTGGTCTCCAAACTACATACTTTAAACTAGTTGATTTGCTAAGGAGAGGCAACAGCTAAACGGGTTTCGCCCTCTTCTTGAGCAAAACTCACTCGTTTCTGCAcatttgtttgatgaaaaatgTCAATACATAATTTTGTCCAAATTTCACAGAAATTTAAATAtctgaagggttttttttttggccccCCGAGGCAACTAGGACGTAATAATTGAAGTATATATAGCTTTCAAGTACCAATTCAAACTAGAAAAGGAGACTAATTACAAATGTCAACCCCAACGGACAGAAGACCTAGACAAGGATCAACAACCCAACTTTATTTTGGTGATTGTAGCAGCCAAGAAATTAGGAGGTTAATTATAAGGTATGTGACCTACAAGAGTAGGATTCTTATTCTATAACACTTGTTGTTTAACTTTTTAGAGCAAAAAGTGAgcaataaattataagaattgTTCACGAACGATGAAGACAAATATTCTAATTTCAGAAGTATATGAAAcgtatattattcttttttctacTATCATTATCTAGCATTTAGTTAGAGTatggagacaaaaaaaaaaatagaaataaataaaacttgtgtccacaaacttttttaaaaaagataaaaattcattctATTTTCCATCTCAATCTTTAtcgtttctatttttttatttatttatctcttcttgTCTAAAAGCTAACCAGTCTCAACgttgatgtttattttttatttactttcttcttCCACGATTTGCAGTATGACTCATTCCTCTTACAACAATTTAGAAGCCTTCAAGAAATCAGCTTTATTTTAGATGAATCGTAAAGTCAGGACTCTGTTGCAAATCTGCCTAGCATGTACAAAACTCAGGATTACATTAAGAAATGCACATGAAAATCAATTAAGTTAAAAGATAACACACCTCATTAGTTGCCTTGAAACTCTCCGTGATGTTACCAAGCTCCGGCTTCCAATGCACGTGCCGGTGCCCATCTGTACCATTAATACCACCGGAATTTCCCATGTATAGATCAATAAGCTTTTCAGCCACCTCTACTTCATCTTGGCTCTCCTCCACCAATTTTTGCACTTGGGCCTTAGGCAGCCTAACTTTCACCTGAACCGGCTCCCGCCCATCTGATGTTTGACTCGACGATGGTCTAACCATCGACAGGTCAGAAACTGACCTCCGAGTTAACATCAAGTTCTCAAGCCGTTCTTTGGCGCTCATATGTATAGCTGACCGAACCCTCCTAGTACTCCTAGGATCTTTTTCCTCAGGAATTTGAGGCAACTCTATTaggaaatatattttcttggcCTTTAATTCTTGTTGAGGCTCTAACGGCTTAGCACGAATCCCAAAATGCTTAACAGCTTCCGAATCCAATAATACATAACCTGGATAATCCTTAACGACCTCGCTGGCCCTTGCCGGAGTCTTTAACTTGAAAGTTTCACCATTGATCAACATCACCTTTGCTTTATTCCCTCCTCCTATATTGTTTCCCATCTCTGCTTGTGAAATGTGTTGCTATCATAAAATGTTACGTCCGTGACAATATTTATAGGCCTTGTAGGAAAGACGTGAAACTATTTAATAGGAAGAAGTAGCACGTATTAATATGTGGTATGGTGTGAATTTGTTGAAACTctctggatatatatatatataaaagtcaaaATTAGAATGTGAACCTAGATAGTGGGAAAACTCAAAAATTCATGATCACGACCGGTTATGTTTATTGATGACGtggaaaataatgattttattatgaatATATGTGCgtgaaaaataatgattttattatgaatATATGTGCgtgaaaaataatgattttattatgaatATGTGTGTTTTATATTATGGCGCATGGTGTTAAGAGGTGTTTCTTAAGaggaattttttcttaaaaatatattaaaataattattatttttatttgtttttttatttttgacattaacttatcaaaattataaaaaaaaatacttaagaaaacatcaatttgatgttttttaagtaaaaaacacaaataaaaaacatttaaaagcaGAATTTGTCACAGCCAAACACTAAAATGTTATTATCAACTTCCTTTTGTGTGAATTTTCAAGATATATAT of the Populus nigra chromosome 7, ddPopNigr1.1, whole genome shotgun sequence genome contains:
- the LOC133699215 gene encoding uncharacterized protein At1g66480-like — its product is MGNNIGGGNKAKVMLINGETFKLKTPARASEVVKDYPGYVLLDSEAVKHFGIRAKPLEPQQELKAKKIYFLIELPQIPEEKDPRSTRRVRSAIHMSAKERLENLMLTRRSVSDLSMVRPSSSQTSDGREPVQVKVRLPKAQVQKLVEESQDEVEVAEKLIDLYMGNSGGINGTDGHRHVHWKPELGNITESFKATNEKRVSFAQEEGETRLAVASP